In one Paramisgurnus dabryanus chromosome 21, PD_genome_1.1, whole genome shotgun sequence genomic region, the following are encoded:
- the znf217 gene encoding zinc finger protein 217, whose protein sequence is MPTHSLISYVESPDGLGHDLLSHSSASMPGAGSSMTPHGILPDKPSGSLPLDCMFCEETFTHHDDLGPHLLSQHPTTFHAPAVLRVEAEFLTPSDRARSKTCPIVEKTEEIGCVVCGQAIADAAELETHMRKHKDSFTYCCGLCGRRFKEPWFLKNHMRTHGGKAGSKNKNQESETPSTINDVIQDRPPSPVVTPYKMCMVCGFLFLNKEALAEHSKVHNRELEADESISADRQPAEEQPVSQEAFLQTLKLHPSGGFNSERSHPSGRWIAQLDPFNTYQAWQLATRGKIAAGPNVAKELNADSNSENEDSGSEKEELGAIWASNGDKPVRRGLRSELKPTAETPSPTPDQKSLIRKDKPTNCEECGKIFRTYHQLVLHSRIHKKERGGAESPTTPVDGRALSVGSCSSSSLDRAEEYSEDGSEEGLQVDAFNPDKSEDGSGKMKLKILAPRKCGYCGKTFRSNYYLNIHLRTHTGEKPYKCEYCDYAAAQKTSLRYHLDRRHKDKPFTEIPNIPAKNPIKAAESPKNVDDKPVLKPNKQWLVPKPLARSVKLESAISQQVITVASPAFQVKQEYASSPAIAPYTPSSEGNQKCPLPVNLKMEESAEAPLNLSLKASFSVSATSVPRNLLLTNTCTSCSYETLYPEVLLMHKKLVHKLDVRKNGYRPQKQKRYTGCPPALEGKDVTPLPQFNRKHPRRTKSPYHQQEKPPEKTLKHLHMPKISPAKERWKDQHKEGQRSRDSDPPSGMSSRISDHIVDPNRKLVIDREIPKPRPNLDHEAAGQRGKNGMVWSTDPSKLYLSDRFRNLTQMDVGEPSSKRHKSFEPSHIMSGRLVEDFNRLVPSGRNVKASLQSNSPLAPAKVTSTPATNSVPTDWNVINLLRSYTPNSLTSLYHPTAASSSHAVMSSPVSGSRSVIYPHYSPVMNQRRIQTSPMSNERRGPSEKSS, encoded by the exons atgccTACCCACTCACTGATCTCGTATGTGGAAAGTCCTGATGGATTAGGCCATGACCTCCTTAGCCACAGCAGCGCCAGCATGCCCGGTGCTGGATCTAGCATGACGCCACACGGCATCTTACCGGATAAACCTAGCGGTAGCCTACCTCTAGACTGCATGTTTTGTGAGGAGACCTTCACTCACCACGATGACCTCGGACCACACCTTCTCTCCCAGCATCCCACGACGTTCCACGCTCCCGCTGTGCTGCGCGTGGAAGCGGAGTTCCTCACTCCTAGCGACAGGGCTCGTTCCAAGACCTGTCCGATCGTGGAAAAGACCGAGGAGATCGGTTGCGTCGTGTGCGGTCAGGCGATTGCAGATGCGGCAGAGTTGGAAACTCACATGAGAAAGCATAAAGACTCCTTCACCTATTGTTGTGGCCTCTGTGGACGTCGTTTCAAAGAACCATGGTTCCTCAAGAACCACATGAGAACCCACGGTGGAAAGGCTGGGTCGAAAAACAAAAACCAGGAGTCGGAGACTCCATCCACTATTAATGACGTCATCCAAGACCGCCCCCCATCACCCGTAGTTACGCCTTACAAAATGTGCATGGTGTGCGGTTTCTTATTCCTCAACAAAGAAGCTCTGGCCGAGCACAGTAAAGTTCACAATCGCGAACTGGAGGCGGATGAGAGCATATCCGCAGACAGACAGCCTGCTGAGGAGCAACCTGTATCTCAGGAGGCTTTTTTGCAAACCCTAAAGTTGCATCCTTCCGGGGGATTCAATTCAGAACGGAGTCACCCATCCGGACGCTGGATAGCACAGCTCGATCCTTTCAACACCTACCAGGCCTGGCAGTTGGCCACCAGAGGCAAGATAGCAGCCGGTCCGAACGTGGCTAAGGAGCTCAACGCGGACTCCAACTCTGAAAATGAGGACTCCGGTTCGGAGAAGGAGGAACTGGGGGCCATTTGGGCTTCGAACGGAGATAAACCCGTCAGGCGAGGTCTGAGAAGTGAACTCAAACCTACTGCCGAGACCCCGTCCCCAACACCAGACCAAAAGAGTCTGATTCGTAAAGACAAGCCGACGAACTGCGAAGAGTGCGGCAAGATCTTCCGGACGTACCATCAGCTGGTTCTCCACTCCAGGATCCATAAGAAGGAGAGGGGGGGAGCGGAGAGCCCAACTACACCTGTAGATGGAAGAGCATTGAGCGTGGGCTCCTGTAGCAGTTCATCTCTTGATCGAGCAGAGGAGTATTCAGAGGACGGCTCTGAGGAAGGACTGCAAGTCGATGCCTTTAATCCAG aTAAAAGTGAAGATGGGTCTGGTAAAATGAAGCTGAAAATTCTTGCTCCAAGAAAATGCGGTTACTGTGGCAAGACTTTCCGCTCGAACTATTACCTCAATATTCATCTCAGGACACATACTG GTGAAAAACCATACAAATGTGAATATTGCGATTACGCTGCAGCACAGAAGACCTCTTTGAGATACCATCTGGACAGACGTCACAAGGACAAGCCCTTCACCGAGATCCCAAACATTCCTGCTAAAAATCCCATCAAGGCCGCCGAATCTCCCAAGAACGTAGATGACAAACCAGTCTTAAAACCAAACAAACAGTGGCTCGTTCCCAAACCTCTTGCACGTAGTGTTAAACTTGAATCTGCCATTAGCCAGCAAGTTATTACCGTCGCAAGTCCTGCTTTTCAAGTCAAGCAAGAGTATGCAAGTTCTCCTGCCATAGCCCCCTATACCCCATCCAGTGAGGGCAACCAAAAATGCCCTTTACCTGTAAACCTAAAGATGGAGGAAAGCGCAGAGGCTCCACTCAATCTCTCTCTCAAAGCGTCTTTCTCTGTATCTGCTACCTCAGTCCCCCGAAACCTGTTACTGACCAATACATGTACCTCTTGCTCTTACGAGACCCTCTACCCTGAGGTGCTCCTGATGCATAAAAAGCTCGTCCACAAGTTGGACGTTAGAAAGAACGGATATAGACCTCAAAAACAGAAACGGTACACCGGCTGCCCCCCGGCTCTCGAAGGCAAAGACGTCACTCCTTTGCCTCAGTTCAACAGGAAGCATCCTCGTCGGACCAAATCTCCATACCACCAGCAGGAGAAACCCCCCGAGAAGACTCTCAAACATCTTCACATGCCTAAGATCTCTCCCGCAAAGGAACGCTGGAAGGATCAACACAAGGAAGGGCAAAGGAGCAGAGACTCGGACCCACCTTCCGGCATGTCATCCAGGATCTCGGATCACATTGTGGATCCCAATAGAAAATTGGTCATTGACAGAGAGATCCCCAAACCGAGGCCCAACCTAGACCACGAGGCGGCTGGTCAGAGGGGTAAAAACGGCATGGTGTGGTCCACCGACCCGAGCAAACTTTACCTGTCAGACCGTTTTCGAAACTTGACGCAAATGGACGTCGGAGAACCCTCCAGCAAGAGACACAAATCTTTCGAGCCATCGCACATCATGTCCGGACGGCTCGTCGAGGATTTCAACCGACTCGTGCCCTCTGGTAGAAATGTGAAAGCATCACTGCAGTCTAACTCGCCCCTAGCTCCTGCAAAAGTCACATCCACGCCCGCTACCAACAGCGTGCCAACCGACTGGAACGTCATCAACCTACTCCGCTCCTACACGCCCAACAGCCTGACTTCACTGTACCACCCCACTGCTGCGAGTTCAAGCCATGCTGTCATGTCTTCACCGGTCTCTG